From the Lolium rigidum isolate FL_2022 chromosome 2, APGP_CSIRO_Lrig_0.1, whole genome shotgun sequence genome, one window contains:
- the LOC124686355 gene encoding uncharacterized protein LOC124686355, protein MAAAAAASPSISLVAGDRADRRQWRYTWETLAHLPLLRLYLSHPALSAAAPVSGLCADLRLDASLLLLSFSLSGAGPVSLRVPVPRVLVDPSAPPECRAAGDHLEVRLTLVLPVDHPVVAAAFPGADPPAPLSLRDDLKSLSSGDVHLYCKTCSARLTKQPLRNIVEMPSLDWEDVADNWFGGCCTSFGGASEKLVSQYINAYGRLEGTTLLDATSIIIEKDYLEIDLVSRIDNSVTSIDFVALQEAMSNVTLESDQTTDRINSEEACHEKKTDYSHAQPPLLLEEGPCINNTERITENNGGTLSSDQCGTIQLDNGNSTSDCFVENMEQTSQEADSFLVDPWSCCCGSGDSGKAEYNTSEMPSTLENVRDYKLTKSISLGSSFIVKESNLVKDVNWIELLCSHCSSSLGSYPSQCSDALSDGRVRLFKCYTSSNLPVGSPHDVFRRHTLGKLFVNLLLEIAEDEISFRTVVRDLKTKRPMLQIVLLSSKTWLFSGYCYENDTDSSHGTAHLQPTVKLLYSNCSNASEADLRTVEEWSSKYRAEQLYMMGHQIDELTECLSSAMDKFPLSCSSLEGMSLSCLER, encoded by the exons atggccgccgccgccgccgcctccccctccatTTCCCTCGTCGCCGGAGACCGCGCGGACCGGCGGCAGTGGCGGTACACGTGGGAGACCCTGGCGCACCTCCCCCTCCTGCGCCTCTACCTCTCCCACCCggccctctccgccgccgctcccGTCTCCGGCCTCTGCGCCGACCTCCGCCTCGACGcttcgctcctcctcctctccttctccCTCTCCGGGGCGGGACCCGTCTCCCTCAGGGTCCCCGTGCCGAGGGTGCTCGTCGACCCCTCCGCCCCGCCCGAGTGCCGCGCCGCCGGGGACCACCTCGAGGTCCGCCTcaccctcgtcctccccgtcgaccaccccgtcgtcgccgccgccttccccggcGCCGACCCGCCCGCGCCTCTCTCCCTCCGCGACg ATTTGAAGAGTCTATCTTCTGGAGATGTCCATTTGTATTGCAAAACATGCTCAGCAAGATTGACAAAACAGCCACTAAG GAACATTGTGGAAATGCCATCTTTAGATTGGGAGGATGTGGCTGACAATTGGTTTGGTGGATGTTGCACATCATTTGGAGGGGCAAGTGAAAAGTTAGTATCACAGTATATCAATGCATATGGTCGCCTGGAGGGGACAACTCTACTAGATGCTACTTCCATTATTATAGAGAAGGATTATCTTGAGATTGATTTGGTGTCCAGAATAGATAATTCAGTGACCAGTATTGACTTTGTTGCACTACAAGAAGCTATGTCTAATGTTACTCTAGAAAGTGATCAAACTACCGATAGgataaattcagaagaagcatGTCATGAAAAGAAAACTGATTATAGTCACGCGCAACCTCCTCTTCTTTTGGAAGAGGGTCCCTGTATTAATAACACTGAAAGAATTACTGAAAACAATGGAGGCACTCTTTCAAGTGATCAATGTGGTACTATCCAGCTGGACAATGGT AACTCTACAAGTGACTGTTTTGTTGAAAACATGGAGCAAACTTCTCAAGAGGCTGATTCGTTTCTGGTAGATCCATGGAGTTGCTGCTGTGGCAGTGGAGATAGCGGAAAAGCTGAATATAACACTTCAGAAATGCCCTCTACATTAGAGAATGTAAGAGATTACAAATTAACAAAAAGCATCTCTCTTGGTAGTAGCttcattgttaaagaatcaaaccTCGTGAAAGATGTTAACTGGATTGAACTTCTGTGTTCTCATTGCTCCTCATCTCTTGGGTCATACCCTTCGCAATGTTCAGATGCTCTGTCGGATGGGCGGGTTCGGCTATTCAAGTGCTACACATCCTCAAACCTTCCTGTTGGGAGTCCCCATGATGTGTTCAG GAGACATACACTGGGAAAACTTTTTGTTAATTTGTTGCTTGAAATAGCTGAAGATGAAATATCTTTTCGTACAGTAGTGAGAGATCTGAAAACCAAAAGGCCCATGCTGCAAATAGTCCTTCTTAGTTCAAAAACATGGCTGTTTTCTGGTTACTGCTATGAAAATGATACGGATAGTTCACATGGGACAGCACATCTGCAGCCTACGGTTAAACTCCTGTATTCTAACTGCAGTAATGCCTCAGAAGCAGACTTAAG GACAGTAGAGGAGTGGTCATCCAAATATCGGGCTGAACAGTTATACATGATGGGGCATCAGATAGATGAACTTACTGAATGCCTTAGCTCAGCTATGGACAAGTTCCCCCTTTCTTGCTCGTCACTTGAAGGAATGTCTCTTTCATGTCTGGAGCGTTGA